ATCTTCTTGCCACTTAGCTTGGAAAGAGGTAAAACTACAAAGATAAGTGAGAAAAAAGGCTCAAAGTAGAGTGCTCAGTAAGATGTAACCGCGAAAGCGCTTAAAAACGAACCGCAAAAAATACAGGGAAGTCATATCATGAAAAAGCAAATTCCCTATATAAAGCGGCGGCCGCTCAACAGATGGTTATAACTACGAGTGCGTCGTACTATAACTCTTAATTGTTAAGTGTCAAAGGAGTTCATGTGCAAGATCATGTTGCGCTAGCTAAGAAAGTCCTTTCCCAAAATACAAAGGTGCTTTATGGAATATTTGGCATTATTGATACATCTGGTTATTTTCCGCCACGAGGCTTCCTGAATGAGTTTTTGTTGAGAGGAAGTGATCCTTGCGATCAAGATGGAAGAATGGAGGAATGGATACCATTTGAGTTAAGTTCAGAGGAATACAACTTAATACTGTTGTGGTGGCAGTCAAAATACCCTGGAACAGTTGTAGATAGCTTGAACTCAGAAAATTGGAATGATTGGGTTCAAGAAATCCTAGAAAATTAGTATGTTAATTTATCAAAAACACTTAACAAGCAAAGGCAGCAACGCCCACTGCGGCCGCAGCTTTAGGCGTAAGGATAAAACCGAGACTGAAAGAGCTGATAATTTAAAATGGAAAAGAAACCGCTATATAGAAAAGTAAACACCAGGGCTAGAGGTGTATATCATCACAAAGGTGGTGATTACAGACATCAGAGAAATTCGAAAAATCCTGATAGAGTTGGTATGAAACAGAGTGTTGAGAGGGGGCTCGATTATACACCTCTTTTTAAATTTCTTTTGTCAAAAGTTGGTTCCGTTTGGAGCGAAGTTCATTCGGAGGCTGTTTCACGATTAGATAAGGAAGCTCCTATATACTGGATGGTCTCCGAAAATAAAGATTCTGCTGAGGAATATATTAGGGCAGGCGAAAATTCTTATTATAGCGGGCTTTACGTGGATGCTGGTGGTATTTTACGAGTTACGGAGCCAGAAATCGGTCCAGAAACTCTAGATCCCTGCTGTAAATGCTGTACGCATACTTTTAACGGAGTTGTATTTACTAAAAAATATCAACCCAAAAGAAAATAATTAGGAATAATTAGGGTCAGAGTAAAATTAAATATTATTCTACTTTGGCCCCTTTTAATTTGAAGTGCCAACTTTTGTCTCGTTTTTTCTAAAAAATAATCACAGTATGACGTGTTGTGCTTACCTAAAAGAAAAGTGAAATAACGCGCATGCTGGTTTTTCCAGATTTGGATTTTGTTAATAGGTTTTTTTAAAGTATTACTTTTCAATTGCTTGTAAAGGTATTGGCGAAATTTTTGAATTGTCTAAACGCGCATGCGTACTATTAAAATGTTAAGTTCCTCGGAGAGAACGTGAATATTCGGAAGATTGAAGAGTCGGATGTTGAAGCTGTAAGTGCAATTTGTATGGCTTCATTTTCAGAGTCAGTTGCAAGCAGTTTGTCTGAGGAAGGGATTTCTACTTTTTCAAAAATTGCTGCGAGTGACGCCTTTCTTCAAAGAACAAGAGAAGATAATTTAATCCTTGTCTCAGAGAGTGGCGGAAAAATCTTAGGAATAGTAGAGTTAAAAGAGGGTCGTCACATTGCCATGCTTTTTGTCTCCCCCGAGTTCCAAAAGAAAGGTATTGGAAGGGAGTTGCTTTTATCAGCACTGAGCTTTGCGAGAGTCGATATTGTAACTGTGAGAGCTTCTCTATCCTCAGTTCCTGCGTATATAAAGTATGGTTTCGAGTGCAAAGGAGAGGTTGGAGAGGCAGCAGGGTTAGTTTATCAGCCAATGGAAATCGAACTTAATAAGCGCGTCAATTAGGATGCTCGCAAGCTCGCGCCTATTACGCGAGCGTTATATGTATATGGGAGATAAATGAAATTTAATCATTTAGGTATACCAACAAAAGATAGGTTTAAAGGAGAGATCGATCTTCCTCATTTAAAAATGACGGTATCCGATCATGAAAACAATCCTTATGGTATACAGTGGCAAAGGTACTGGGATGATGCACCTTATCCAGAACTTGTTAAAACCGTTCCGCATGTTGCTTTTGAAGTCGATGATTTGCAAAAAGCAATAGAAGGTAAAAATGTAATTATTAAGCCTAACTCTCCTAGTAAAGGGTTGCTGGTAGCATTTATTGAGGAGAACGGAGCTCCAGTAGAGCTAATGCAGTATGAAGACAAAAACATATAACAAGGCTTTCAAGCAGACCCTCAAAGCTGTGTTCTGTTTTGCAATGGCTTTGCCATTTTACAGCAAAACTCCACTCCACTTTAAGGGCTGCTTAACGCTGCGTTATACTCCTTTGGAAATTTGAGTCTTCGGAGACAATATGAATGGTTCGTGTAATTGCAGTGCTGTCAGTTTTGTAGTTAATGCTAAAATCAATGGCCTATACCAGTGCCATTGTAAGCTATGTCAAAAGCAATCTGGTTCTACTTCAAATACGGCAGTTATCGTGCCATCTTCAACTTTTACTTGGGTGTCAGGCCAAGACTCTATTAGTCGCTGGGAAAAAGACTCTGGTTTTACAAGCCACTTTTGCAAAATCTGCGGGTGTCCAGTTCCAAACAAACTAAAAGGCACTGATTTCTACTGGATCCCAATGGGCCTTGTTAGTAATTTTGAAGTTAGTGTGACGACTCATATTTGCTGCCATTCCAAGGCAAGCTGGGATGTCATTCCTAAAACTGGTGAGCACTTTGAGGGTATGCCTGAAGATTTAGACTCATTTATCAGTGGTTTTCAAAATGGTGAGGTGTAAAGCGCATAGTAAGCGGCAGCATCTCGCACTCTTCGTGTGCTGGACATTAACCATCTGGAGTGTGTATGACTGACAAGGAATATTCTGGTAGCTGCCATTGTGGTGAAGTTCAATTTAAAATTCTCACAGACTTCCCTGAATTGACCACTTGTGATTGCTCTATTTGCGTTCGTAAAAATGCGCTTATGGTCAAGGTTCATGAGAGCAAATTTACCCTCATTAAGGGGGAAAACTTTTTAACGGAATATCAATTTCATACCAAAACGGCTCGACACTATTTTTGCAAAAAATGTGGTATTTACCCGTTTCATCGAAAACGTGTTACTCCTGATTATTTTGGCATTAATGTATATTGTTTAGACAATTTCAGTCCTGAAGGTATTCGTGTTAGGGCAACAATAGGTGCGGGCATGGCGTAATGGTGAACAAGGCAAGGTTGTAACTTGTCCCGCTAAGAAGCGCTAACACGGCGGACCAAGGGGTCGCTTCTTCGTCGCTCAGCCCAGAGCTGAATGTGAGCAGTCTGCTCAACCTTCATTGCATTTTTAAGGAGAAAACATGGATTTAAACAACATCATTACCTTCATTGCGGTTGCAGCACTTTTGGTAATATCACCCGGTCCAAATGGTTTCCTTATAGCAAAAACGGTTCCTCTTTCAGGCCAAAAAGCTGGCTTTGCAAACGTTGGAGGATTTGTCGCTGCATTTTATGTGCATGGCTCTCTTTCTATATTTGGTATTTCCATTCTTTTGGTCCAATCAGCAATTGCTTTCACGGTTTTTAAAATGCTTGGCGCAGTTTACTTAATCTGGATAGGCATTAAGGCAATACGAAGTGCTTTTAACCAGACAGTATCACCATCAGTCAAGTTGCCAGTAGAGAATCGCAATAAAGTTTCTATTCGTAACGCGTTCTTGGAAGGCTTTGTTACAAACGTTCTTAACCCAAAAGTGTCAATGTTCTATCTAGCAGCCTTTCCTCAATTTATTTCACTAGAAGGCAGTGCATTTAGTGCTTATGCGCTTGTCACAGCTCATTCAATGGTCAATCTCATTTGGTTCTCTATCATGGTACTGGCTTTTTCACGGATAAAAAGCGCGGCAAACCATCCAAAGTTCAAAACC
The window above is part of the Marinomonas sp. THO17 genome. Proteins encoded here:
- a CDS encoding GNAT family N-acetyltransferase — its product is MNIRKIEESDVEAVSAICMASFSESVASSLSEEGISTFSKIAASDAFLQRTREDNLILVSESGGKILGIVELKEGRHIAMLFVSPEFQKKGIGRELLLSALSFARVDIVTVRASLSSVPAYIKYGFECKGEVGEAAGLVYQPMEIELNKRVN
- a CDS encoding GFA family protein — its product is MNGSCNCSAVSFVVNAKINGLYQCHCKLCQKQSGSTSNTAVIVPSSTFTWVSGQDSISRWEKDSGFTSHFCKICGCPVPNKLKGTDFYWIPMGLVSNFEVSVTTHICCHSKASWDVIPKTGEHFEGMPEDLDSFISGFQNGEV
- a CDS encoding GFA family protein, whose amino-acid sequence is MTDKEYSGSCHCGEVQFKILTDFPELTTCDCSICVRKNALMVKVHESKFTLIKGENFLTEYQFHTKTARHYFCKKCGIYPFHRKRVTPDYFGINVYCLDNFSPEGIRVRATIGAGMA
- a CDS encoding LysE family translocator; this encodes MDLNNIITFIAVAALLVISPGPNGFLIAKTVPLSGQKAGFANVGGFVAAFYVHGSLSIFGISILLVQSAIAFTVFKMLGAVYLIWIGIKAIRSAFNQTVSPSVKLPVENRNKVSIRNAFLEGFVTNVLNPKVSMFYLAAFPQFISLEGSAFSAYALVTAHSMVNLIWFSIMVLAFSRIKSAANHPKFKTWLNSITGVVFIGFGAKLALMRSS